The following proteins are co-located in the Besnoitia besnoiti strain Bb-Ger1 chromosome Unknown contig00007, whole genome shotgun sequence genome:
- a CDS encoding uncharacterized protein (encoded by transcript BESB_075340) — protein sequence MGLRLARDNLSTVLLLHLCGEVLIGAPSPVSATSAAENNDGMAIPGFPSSWRDLLLPSAIPPAPSASASETSPFSKFSSSPPFSLARSTTIPPLSPPATSASPPTDSTTEDTSATDEEPKLPFFLQPFSPTPRSETPTVDTPARLSPSASGSRQPAPPAEEPASLATRGLPSSNAGASSPAPRDAQDDTKDAEATTASGFWRLPYPDTADSGDSSLSPSSPPSSSAAPWPWPFSRPPLSASTGQMAVRKPQTLMDQYGWILGILACLVGSFCGSLGDNMIRKSFLVLKDDVQLYHMWRSPLWTVGMFLTVVVNTLCTLIALVFTPATIVTSFAGVHIFWNTILAKTLNHEQTVWYDYAGVTAITVGITLIVACSGKDRTIDSIESFVGNLGCASSACFCLVLFVLICFGSTITLAPTLLGLPPASCTADSCSRSAGEDEGRSLSPPGQHASHGNSLSVSLEGAEEFCVDIRRARVIERFAVAATSGACGGLSNLFAKAVLLLGNATASPGGVDEAKEALGGTLRYDWTAGSLVVIVAVVSVMQIVFLSTSLRRFEAIYVVPTINSVLIASGAIGGVILFEEVPRDAPLFALGLVLVVSGVTALSYGKYEAEKQKVAEDLRLQAAQGNSNAEPLLPTHERSRFSSLLGFGASFFEGGRACDGCCDTLFRPLTSASVNILVRNNTMNAHYPSTLLGPATCEGNASLKVLRHASMEVRAAMSEANESGGVYSREESPARQR from the exons ATGGGGCTGCGCCTTGCAAGAGATAATCTATCTACTGTACTCCTTTTGCACCTGTGTGGTGAGGTATTGATTGGCGCGCCCTCACCGGTCTCTGCCACATCTGCAGCAGAAAACAATGACGGTATGGCCATCCCTGGGTTCCCTTCATCCTGGAGAGACTTGCTGTTGCCGTCCGCCATACCACCCGCACCCTCTGCAAGCGCAAGTGAAACGTCGCCGTTCTCCAagttctcttcctctccaccTTTCTCACTTGCGAGATCAACAACGattcctcctctgtctccacCAGCAACGTCAGCTTCCCCTCCAACCGATTCTACAACAGAGGACACGTCCGCAACTGATGAGGAACCTAAACTTCCCTTCTTCCTTCAGCCGTTTTCGCCGACACCTCGATCTGAAACTCCTACCGTCGACACGCCGGCTCggctgtcgccttccgcctcgggAAGCCGGCAaccagcgccgccggcagaagAACCCGCGTCCCTCGCAACTCGCGGTCTCCCGTCTAGCAACGCCGGGGCGTCGTCACCAGCGCCTAGAGACGCTCAGGACGATACTAAAGATGCAGAGGCTACAACAGCGTCTGGATTTTGGCGCCTTCCATACCCTGATACAGCAGATAGCGGAGACAgttctctttctccgtcatctccgccttcctcttccgctGCTCCTTGGCCCTGGCCCTTCTCCCGGCCTCCACTTTCAGCCAGCACAGGACAGATGGCTGTGCGCAAGCCTCAGACGCTGATGGATCAGTATGGGTGGATTCTTGGCATTCTCGCCTGCTTAGTAGGCTCATTCTGTGGGTCCCTCGGCGACAATATGATTCGCAAGTCTTTTCTGGTGCTCAAAGATGATGTCCAGCTCTACCACATGTGGCGTAGCCCCCTCTGGACCGTAGGCATGTTCCTTACGGTCGTCGTCAACACTTTGTGCACCTTGATTGCCCTGGTTTTCACCCCCGCAACCATTGTCACCTCGTTTGCGGGGGTGCATATTTTTTGGAATACAATTCTTGCCAAGACGCTAAACCATGAGCAGACGGTCTGGTATGACTACGCCGGTGTCACAGCAATCACTGTAGGCATCACCTTAATAGTTGCATGCTCAGGGAAAGACCGGACCATCGATTCGATCGAGAGCTTTGTGGGGAACCTTGGCTGTGCAAGTTCGGCGTGCTTCTGTCTGGTTCTTTTTGTCTTAATTTGTTTTGGCTCCACGATTACCCTTGCTCCAACTTTGCTCGGGCTTCCACCAGCGTCCTGTACCGCCGAcagctgctcgcgcagcgcaggcgaggacgagggacgctccctctcccctcctGGACAACACGCATCTCATGGAAACAGTCTCAGTGTCTCTCTCGAAGGAGCGGAGGAATTTTGCGTAGACATTCGGCGCGCCCGTGTCATCGAGCGTTTCGCAGTGGCCGCGAcctctggcgcctgcggcggtcTTTCCAATCTGTTTGCCAAGGCTGTTCTGCTGCTCGGCAACGCTACCGCGTCTCCGGGTGGAGTCGACGAAGCGAAAGAGGCCTTAGGAGGAACCCTCAGATACGACTGGACAGCGGGAAGTCTTGTCGTGATTGTGGCTGTGGTCTCCGTCATGCAAATCGTCTTCCTCAGCACATCCCTTCGAAGATTCGAA GCAATCTACGTAGTGCCCACAATAAACTCGGTGCTGATTGCGTCCGGCGCTATCGGAGGCGTAATTTTGTTCGAGGAGGTCCCCCGAGACGCCCCGTTGTTCGCGCTAGGCCTTGTGCTTGTCGTGTCTGGGGTGACGGCGCTGTCGTATGGCAAGTACGAagcagaaaagcagaaagTCGCTGAGGATCTTCGGCTCCAGGCCGCGCAAGGAAACAGTAACGCGGAGCCATTGCTGCCAACGCACGAGAGAAGTCGATTTTCGTCCCTCCTGGGGTTCGGCGCTTCCTTTTTCGAGGGAGGTCGGGCATGCGACGGATGCTGCGACACGCTCTTCCGGCCTCTGACCAGTGCCTCCGTCAACATTCTCGTAAGGAACAACACAATGAATGCTCACTATCCTTCAACTCTTCTTGGGCCCGCAACGTGCGAGGGCAACGCTAGTCTCAAAGTCCTCAGACATGCAAGCATGGAAGTACGAGCGGCGATGTCTGAAGCAAACGAAAGTGGCGGAGTATACTCGAGAGAGGAATCCCCAGCGCGACAGAGGTAA
- a CDS encoding uncharacterized protein (encoded by transcript BESB_075360), with product MECPASPGPRLAFSSFLRKRLQLVVAVALVFWYTTEPAPLNTSPAARSASHRNGLASGWVVRADAAEYNESSSQDRQAPKHPGEIDEPSLEEGRNSLARYSPRSRTRKASVRRPVISPLAISLALMTLGIGALAGVRQLKKPAEEAGPHRNAQATDRQNADAAGPAPAAASDHSAGTPNEDAEETESPTSPPMPSDAEPANADPADAEPADADPAVDLGATAAAADGASETVRPRMKEPRSLAFDPSLVAYHWDVSL from the exons ATGGAAtgtcctgcgtcgccggggCCCCGGCTCGCTTTTTCCTCCTTTCTTCGCAAGCGGTTGCAACTGGTTGTGGCCGTCGCTCTGGTCTTCTGGTATACGACTGAGCCAGCGCCCCTGAACacctcgcctgctgcgcggtCTGCTTCGCATCGCAACGGCCTTGCCTCTGGTTGGGTAGTCCGtgcggacgccgccgagTATAACGAGTCAAGCAGCCAGGACCGCCAAGCTCCGAAGCACCCTGGCGAAATCGACGAGCCGTCATTGGAAGAGGGTCGCAATTCCCTCGCTCGGTATTCACCAAG GTCGCGCACACGGAAGGCCTCTGTGCGACGTCCAGTCATTAGCCCGTTGGCTATATCCCTCGCCCTTATGACCCTTGGAATTGGGGCGCTGGCGGGAGTTCGTCAGCTAAAGAAAccagcggaggaggcagggCCTCACAGGAATGCACAGGCAACTGACCGTCAGAATGCGGACGCTGCGGGACCCGCCCCAGCTGCAGCATCGGACC ATTCCGCCGGCACACCTaacgaggacgcggaggaaaccGAATCCCCTACTTCCCCTCCTATGCCTTCTGACGCTGAACCTGCGAATGCTGACCCTGCTGACGCTGAACCTGCGGATGCTGACCCTGCTGTCGATTTAGGTGCtacggctgctgctgctgacgg CGCATCGGAGACGGTACGTCCAAGAATGAAGGAGCCTCGGTCGCTGGCTTTCGACCCTTCCCTTGTTGCATACCACTGGGATGTTTCCTTGTAA
- a CDS encoding IgA-specific serine endopeptidase (encoded by transcript BESB_075350), whose translation MDFASQGGRCHGELVLGYGGQPIYCVRSICEASSASSHRCCCPQVQAPEETAPPSAAPAESPEPEGAPLEEPEETAPPSPAPAETPEPEGAPFEEPEETTAPSPAPVESPEPEGAPLEEPEETTTPSPAPAETPEPEGAPFEEPEETTAPSPAPVETPEPEGAPFEEPEETTTPSPAPAETPEPEAAPLEEPEETTTPSPAPAETPKPEAAPLEEPEETTTPSPAPAETPEPEAAPLEEPEETTTPSPAPAETPEPEGAPLEEPEETTTPSPAPAETPEPEGAPLEEPEETTTPSPAPAETPEPEGAPFEEPEETTTPSPAPAETPEPEAAPLEEPEETTTPSPAPAETPEPEGAPFEEPEETTAPSPAPVETPEPEGAPFEEPEETTTPSPAPAETPEPEAAPLEEPEETTTPSPAPAETPEPEGAPLEEPEETTAPSPAPVESPEPEGAPFEEPEETTAPSPAPVETPEPEGAPFEEPEETTTPSPAPAETPEPEAAPLEEPEETTTPSPAPADTPEPEAAPLEEPEETTTPSPAPVESPEPEGAPLEDSETDG comes from the exons ATGGACTTCGCTTCACAGGGGGGCCGGTGCCACGGGGAACTCGTTCTGGGTTATGGA GGGCAGCCGATATATTGCGTCCGCTCCATATGTGAGGCGAGTTCTGCGTCAAGTCACCGGTGCTGCTGCCCCCAGGTTCAAGCGCCGGAAGAAACCGCGCCCCCGTCGGCCGCACCCGCTGAATCTCCGGAGCCCGAGGGGGCCCCGCTTGAAGAGCCGGAAGAAACCGCGCCCCCGTCGCCCGCACCCGCTGAGACTCCGGAGCCCGAGGGCGCCCCGTTTGAAGAGCCGGAAGAAACCACGGCCCCGTCGCCCGCACCCGTTGAGTCTCCGGAGCCCGAGGGCGCCCCGCTTGAAGAGCCGGAAGAAACGACGACCCCGTCGCCCGCACCCGCTGAGACTCCGGAGCCCGAGGGCGCCCCGTTTGAAGAGCCGGAAGAAACCACGGCCCCGTCGCCCGCACCCGTTGAGACTCCGGAGCCCGAGGGCGCCCCGTTTGAAGAGCCGGAAGAAacgacgacgccgtcgcccgcacccGCTGAGACTCCGGAGCCCGAGGCCGCCCCGCTTGAAGAGCCGGAAGAAacgacgacgccgtcgcccgcacccGCTGAGACTCCGAAGCCCGAGGCCGCCCCGCTTGAAGAGCCGGAAGAAACGACGACCCCGTCGCCCGCACCCGCTGAGACTCCGGAGCCCGAGGCCGCCCCGCTTGAAGAGCCGGAAGAAACGACGACCCCGTCGCCCGCACCCGCTGAGACTCCGGAGCCCGAGGGCGCCCCGCTTGAAGAGCCGGAAGAAACGACGACCCCGTCGCCCGCACCCGCTGAGACTCCGGAGCCCGAGGGCGCCCCGCTTGAAGAGCCGGAAGAAACGACGACCCCGTCGCCCGCACCCGCTGAGACTCCGGAGCCCGAGGGCGCCCCGTTTGAAGAGCCGGAAGAAacgacgacgccgtcgcccgcacccGCTGAGACTCCGGAGCCCGAGGCCGCCCCGCTTGAAGAGCCGGAAGAAACGACGACCCCGTCGCCCGCACCCGCTGAGACTCCGGAGCCCGAGGGCGCCCCGTTTGAAGAGCCGGAAGAAACCACGGCCCCGTCGCCCGCACCCGTTGAGACTCCGGAGCCCGAGGGCGCCCCGTTTGAAGAGCCGGAAGAAacgacgacgccgtcgcccgcacccGCTGAGACTCCGGAGCCCGAGGCCGCCCCGCTTGAAGAGCCGGAAGAAACGACGACCCCGTCGCCCGCACCCGCTGAGACTCCGGAGCCCGAGGGCGCCCCGCTTGAAGAGCCGGAAGAAACCACGGCCCCGTCGCCCGCACCCGTTGAGTCTCCGGAGCCCGAGGGCGCCCCGTTTGAAGAGCCGGAAGAAACCACGGCCCCGTCGCCCGCACCCGTTGAGACTCCGGAGCCCGAGGGCGCCCCGTTTGAAGAGCCGGAAGAAACGACGACCCCGTCGCCCGCACCCGCTGAGACTCCGGAGCCCGAGGCCGCCCCGCTTGAAGAGCCGGAAGAAACGACGACCCCGTCGCCCGCACCCGCTGACACTCCGGAGCCCGAGGCCGCCCCGCTTGAAGAGCCGGAAGAAACGACGACCCCGTCGCCCGCACCCGTTGAGTCTCCGGAGCCCGAGGGCGCCCCCCTTGAAGACTCCGAAACAGATGGCTGA